The Desulfosoma sp. genome window below encodes:
- a CDS encoding SurA N-terminal domain-containing protein gives MLTVFREHAGSWIIKVALFAIIVVFIFWGGYSYKSMKASRLARVGDVYVTYADYEKAYDHLLDMYRRQFGNQITQELLERLNLKQQALNLLIDRILITQAAHVLGLHAGPEDIQAEVLSIPAFQVDGRFDRQRYLSILQHNRLTPQVFEQQLAQDLTLRRVEAFVKGQAMVSDVEVEADLQYRFSKIQVAYAQFDPKNFLDKVTVDEAQMTAFFEKNADRYKEPEKRVLVYVPFVLDEELGGLAVTEDEIRTYYEDHREKFHQQHQVKARHILFRLSEGASEDEVKKTESAARAVLEKARKGEDFAALAKAHSQDGSAQDGGDLGWFSKDQMIPAFAEVAFAMKPGEVSDLVRTPYGFHIIKVEDVRPEETVPLEKAKPQIELNLKREKARDIAYDKARAFADAAYADGDVAKAAQRLNRAVEAPEKAFAAGDLLPKLGQAPQVIKGLFSLGEGDVSDVLEWTNGFVVGQVKAIQPPQVPPLEQVKSLVEQDLRMERAREEAEKAAKAFLEKARSVGTLDKVSQDVAVQVTQWFSRTEPDDKLRLWGEAAEAVFQLQKPGDMLQNPLSHQGTFLICQLLGRQNPNPETLEKERESARARLTQIKQNQLWQAWLAKQRAIAKVEILHEL, from the coding sequence ATGCTCACCGTTTTTCGTGAACATGCCGGCAGTTGGATCATCAAAGTCGCCCTTTTTGCCATCATCGTGGTTTTTATCTTTTGGGGCGGGTATTCGTATAAGTCCATGAAGGCCAGCCGTTTGGCGCGGGTTGGGGATGTTTATGTGACCTATGCCGACTACGAAAAGGCTTATGATCATCTATTGGACATGTATCGGCGCCAGTTCGGCAACCAGATCACTCAGGAACTGCTGGAACGTCTCAATCTGAAACAACAGGCCCTGAATCTGCTCATTGACCGAATCCTGATCACCCAAGCGGCCCATGTTTTGGGCTTGCATGCCGGACCGGAAGACATTCAAGCGGAGGTTCTGTCCATTCCCGCTTTTCAGGTGGATGGACGGTTTGACAGGCAAAGGTATTTGTCGATTTTGCAGCATAACCGGCTCACCCCTCAGGTGTTTGAACAACAACTGGCTCAGGATCTGACCCTAAGGCGTGTGGAAGCCTTCGTCAAAGGCCAAGCCATGGTCAGTGACGTGGAAGTGGAGGCGGACCTACAGTATCGATTCAGCAAAATTCAGGTGGCTTACGCTCAGTTCGATCCCAAAAACTTTTTGGATAAGGTGACCGTGGATGAGGCTCAGATGACAGCCTTTTTTGAAAAAAACGCCGACCGCTACAAGGAGCCGGAAAAAAGGGTTTTGGTCTATGTGCCTTTTGTTTTGGATGAAGAACTGGGCGGCTTGGCCGTGACGGAAGACGAAATCCGCACCTATTACGAGGATCATCGCGAAAAGTTCCATCAGCAACACCAGGTCAAGGCTCGCCATATTCTTTTTCGCCTCAGCGAAGGAGCTAGCGAAGATGAAGTGAAAAAGACGGAAAGTGCCGCTCGAGCTGTTCTTGAAAAGGCGCGCAAAGGTGAAGATTTCGCCGCCTTGGCCAAGGCCCATTCCCAGGACGGGTCGGCCCAAGATGGAGGGGATCTGGGTTGGTTTAGCAAAGATCAAATGATTCCCGCCTTCGCTGAAGTAGCGTTTGCCATGAAACCTGGGGAAGTGAGTGATCTGGTGCGTACACCTTACGGGTTCCATATCATCAAAGTGGAAGACGTTCGTCCTGAAGAGACGGTGCCTTTAGAAAAAGCCAAACCCCAGATTGAACTGAATCTCAAGCGGGAAAAAGCTCGAGATATCGCCTATGATAAGGCTCGAGCCTTCGCCGATGCGGCCTATGCCGACGGCGATGTGGCCAAAGCCGCGCAGCGCCTTAACCGCGCTGTGGAAGCTCCCGAGAAAGCTTTTGCCGCCGGGGATTTGCTTCCCAAACTGGGGCAGGCTCCACAGGTCATAAAGGGTTTGTTCAGTCTTGGGGAAGGAGATGTTTCCGACGTGCTGGAATGGACCAACGGGTTTGTGGTGGGGCAGGTCAAGGCCATTCAACCGCCGCAGGTTCCTCCTTTGGAGCAGGTGAAAAGCCTTGTGGAACAAGACCTCAGGATGGAAAGGGCTCGAGAAGAAGCGGAAAAGGCGGCCAAGGCTTTCTTGGAAAAAGCGCGTTCCGTGGGAACTTTGGACAAAGTGAGCCAAGATGTTGCCGTTCAGGTAACCCAATGGTTTTCACGCACGGAACCGGACGATAAGTTGCGGCTCTGGGGAGAAGCCGCCGAAGCGGTGTTTCAATTGCAAAAACCTGGCGATATGCTTCAAAATCCCTTGTCTCACCAAGGAACTTTTCTCATTTGCCAACTTCTCGGCCGACAGAATCCGAACCCGGAAACGCTGGAAAAGGAACGGGAAAGTGCGCGAGCGCGCCTTACCCAAATCAAGCAGAACCAGCTTTGGCAGGCTTGGCTTGCCAAACAGCGTGCCATCGCCAAGGTGGAAATTCTTCATGAACTGTAG
- a CDS encoding aminotransferase class I/II-fold pyridoxal phosphate-dependent enzyme, translating to MDKARWDWGLSTRCVHAGTFADTVAGGVNTPIFASSAFRVPGPLGHVVYPRYQNIPGQMAVAEKIAALENAQAGIVVSSGMAAISSVFLAFCQNGDHVVLQRDLYGGTLGLTQKELPRRGIQVSWVDSQSIEDFEAALRPETRLIYVETPSNPLMKILDLEALAQLARSRGVLTVVDNTFATPINQNPLDFGIDLVVHSGTKYLNGHSDLCCGVVVGRAELLAAVSSVVSLYGPSLSPYDCFLLERGLKTLALRVARHNHNGMAVASFLARDSRVERVYYPGLAEHGDHAIAVRQMRGFGGMLSFEPKGNAETAHRVMARFTLFQPAVSLGGVESLACFPAETSHASVSPAQRENMGIRESLIRLSVGIEDTEDLLKDLDQALREVH from the coding sequence ATGGACAAAGCCAGATGGGATTGGGGATTGTCCACACGATGTGTCCATGCAGGCACCTTTGCAGATACAGTGGCAGGCGGGGTCAACACCCCCATCTTTGCGTCCTCGGCGTTCCGCGTGCCCGGCCCTTTGGGGCATGTGGTTTACCCGCGTTATCAAAACATTCCAGGCCAGATGGCTGTAGCGGAAAAAATCGCTGCGTTAGAAAACGCCCAAGCCGGCATTGTGGTGTCTTCCGGTATGGCGGCCATAAGCAGCGTGTTTCTGGCCTTTTGTCAGAACGGAGACCATGTGGTTTTGCAGAGGGACCTTTACGGCGGGACTTTAGGCTTGACCCAAAAAGAACTGCCACGTCGAGGGATTCAGGTTTCGTGGGTGGATTCCCAAAGCATTGAGGACTTTGAAGCAGCCTTACGTCCCGAAACCCGCCTTATCTATGTGGAAACTCCTTCAAACCCTTTAATGAAAATTTTGGACTTGGAAGCTTTGGCACAATTGGCTCGATCCCGCGGCGTTCTCACAGTGGTGGATAACACTTTTGCCACGCCTATCAACCAAAACCCTTTGGACTTTGGGATTGATCTGGTGGTCCATAGCGGCACGAAGTATTTGAACGGACATAGTGACTTGTGTTGCGGCGTCGTCGTGGGTCGTGCCGAACTTTTGGCCGCTGTGTCTTCAGTAGTGTCCTTGTACGGACCCAGTTTGAGCCCCTATGACTGCTTTCTTTTGGAAAGAGGGCTCAAGACTTTGGCGTTACGCGTCGCCCGTCACAACCACAACGGGATGGCGGTGGCTTCTTTTCTCGCTCGGGATTCTCGCGTGGAAAGAGTTTACTACCCAGGACTTGCAGAACATGGCGATCATGCCATCGCCGTCCGTCAGATGCGAGGGTTCGGCGGCATGCTCTCCTTTGAACCTAAAGGAAACGCCGAAACCGCTCACCGCGTTATGGCACGATTCACTCTTTTTCAACCGGCCGTAAGCCTCGGAGGGGTGGAATCTCTCGCCTGTTTTCCCGCAGAAACCTCCCATGCCTCTGTTTCCCCTGCGCAAAGAGAAAACATGGGCATTCGTGAGTCGCTCATTCGACTTTCCGTAGGCATTGAAGATACGGAAGATCTTCTAAAGGACCTGGACCAGGCCCTGCGGGAAGTGCATTAA
- the tkt gene encoding transketolase, with amino-acid sequence MQADKLDERCVTTLRLLAVDMVEQAKSGHPGLPLGAAPMAYVLWSRHLRHNPLNPFWANRDRFILSAGHGSALLYALLHLTGYDLSLEELKNFRQWNSKTPGHPEYGLTPGVECTTGPLGQGFAMGVGMALAEKWLAQRFNRPGFPIVDHYTYGLVSDGDLMEGVASEAASLAGHWKLGKLIYLYDDNHITIEGDTALTFTEDVLQRFQAYGWHTERVPDGNDLEAIDAAIVKAKSVADRPSLIAVRTLIGYGSPKENNPACHGEPLGPEAAQKTKECYGWPADQPFHVPEDVRESMRRAVPEGQRLQEQWHALLARYTETYPEEATLLNNYLSGTLPQGWEKSLPTFDASKGSMATRNASGIVLNALAQTVTNLMGGSADLAPSNKTFLAQGGDRNLHFGVREHAMGAILNGMALHGGVRPYGGTFLVFADYMRPAIRLAALMKTKVIYIFTHDSIGVGEDGPTHQPVEHLASLRAIPNLTVLRPGDANETAAAWKIALETDGPAALALTRQNVPILDLDRAKIFEGVSRGAYVLSESAIPPRLILIATGSEIHLALQAQKVLEHEKGIPTRVVSMPSWEIFERQEEEYRNAVLPPEILARCAVEAGSSMGWHRWVGSYGAVIGLDRFGASAPGSLLMKQLGFNVENVVATALNVVERVGA; translated from the coding sequence ATGCAAGCGGACAAGCTGGATGAACGGTGCGTAACAACCCTTCGGCTCTTGGCGGTGGATATGGTGGAACAGGCCAAGTCGGGCCATCCCGGACTTCCTTTAGGGGCAGCACCCATGGCCTATGTGTTGTGGAGCCGCCATCTTCGCCATAATCCCTTGAATCCTTTTTGGGCAAACCGAGACCGATTCATTTTGTCCGCAGGACACGGATCCGCCCTCCTTTATGCCTTGCTCCATTTGACGGGCTATGATCTCAGCCTGGAAGAACTCAAAAATTTCCGCCAATGGAACAGCAAAACTCCTGGGCATCCCGAATACGGTCTGACACCCGGAGTTGAATGCACCACGGGTCCTTTAGGTCAAGGCTTTGCCATGGGTGTCGGCATGGCTTTGGCGGAAAAGTGGCTGGCCCAAAGGTTCAACCGGCCAGGGTTTCCTATTGTTGATCACTACACCTATGGGCTGGTTTCCGACGGAGACCTCATGGAAGGTGTTGCTTCGGAAGCGGCTTCTCTGGCGGGACACTGGAAACTGGGAAAACTTATTTACCTCTATGACGACAATCACATCACCATCGAAGGGGATACGGCCTTAACCTTTACGGAGGACGTGCTACAACGCTTTCAAGCTTATGGATGGCATACGGAACGCGTCCCGGACGGCAACGATCTGGAAGCGATCGATGCGGCCATCGTAAAGGCCAAAAGCGTCGCTGATCGTCCTTCCCTGATCGCCGTCCGGACTCTCATCGGCTACGGCAGTCCCAAAGAAAACAATCCCGCCTGCCACGGCGAACCCTTAGGTCCTGAGGCTGCGCAAAAGACCAAGGAATGCTACGGATGGCCTGCGGATCAACCGTTTCACGTGCCTGAAGATGTTCGTGAAAGCATGCGAAGGGCTGTTCCTGAAGGACAAAGGCTCCAAGAACAATGGCACGCTCTTTTAGCCCGCTATACCGAAACCTATCCCGAAGAAGCCACTCTTCTGAACAACTATCTTTCCGGAACACTGCCGCAAGGCTGGGAAAAATCGCTTCCCACCTTCGATGCTTCGAAAGGGTCTATGGCGACCCGCAATGCTTCCGGTATCGTTCTCAATGCATTGGCTCAAACCGTGACAAACCTCATGGGGGGATCCGCCGATCTGGCTCCGTCCAACAAGACGTTTCTGGCTCAGGGAGGTGACCGCAATCTGCATTTCGGCGTAAGAGAACATGCCATGGGCGCCATTCTTAACGGCATGGCCCTGCACGGCGGCGTGCGTCCCTACGGGGGAACTTTCCTTGTTTTCGCCGATTACATGCGCCCGGCCATTCGTCTGGCGGCACTCATGAAAACCAAAGTGATTTACATTTTCACTCACGATAGCATCGGGGTCGGCGAAGACGGCCCCACTCATCAGCCTGTGGAACATTTGGCTTCCCTTCGAGCCATTCCCAACCTGACGGTCCTTCGTCCCGGGGATGCCAACGAAACGGCAGCGGCCTGGAAGATCGCTCTGGAAACGGACGGTCCTGCGGCCTTGGCTCTGACACGCCAAAATGTGCCAATTTTGGATCTTGACCGCGCCAAGATCTTTGAAGGTGTCTCCAGAGGGGCCTATGTGCTCTCGGAAAGTGCCATACCTCCCCGCCTCATCCTTATCGCCACGGGCTCCGAAATCCATCTGGCTCTCCAAGCCCAAAAGGTTCTGGAACACGAAAAAGGGATTCCAACCCGCGTGGTTTCTATGCCCTCTTGGGAAATTTTTGAACGGCAAGAGGAGGAATACCGAAACGCTGTCCTGCCTCCCGAAATTCTTGCACGATGCGCTGTGGAGGCAGGATCTTCCATGGGCTGGCATCGATGGGTTGGATCTTACGGGGCTGTCATCGGGTTGGACCGTTTCGGAGCTTCGGCTCCTGGATCCTTGCTCATGAAACAATTGGGTTTCAACGTTGAAAACGTGGTGGCTACGGCTTTGAATGTGGTGGAACGGGTAGGCGCCTGA
- a CDS encoding PAS domain S-box protein, whose amino-acid sequence MRPKHRGHWPFSAQGIGAAVCMLWVLLIFMAPTSWVRAAAEGPLRVVLDDNYPPYIFRNPEGRLQGILVDRWALWEKVTGRPVELLAMDWAIAQQVFRQGQADLIDTIFLTPERAEHYSFGKPYAEIPVSIFYHKTISGLGDVESLRGFAVAVKEGDACIEVLRAKGVTNLVLYSSYEAIVRDAASGAVKIFCIDDPPAYYFMTKYGVLEDFKQGFTLYSGWFHRAVLKGREDVLQAVEQGFAALSPKTLEDIDRKWMGTPLKSRFPWRLIGWIVGSLGLLVFVSFMWVGLLRARVRQKTQEIAALLEESRKQQEILRITFRSMAEGVITTDKDGMIQDMNPLAEKLTGWNLADARGRPCAEVFRIINEKTRSPVENPVALVLEKGLTVGLANHTLLIARDGTERPIADSAAPMVDSSGRILGCVLVFRDQTEERRTLSLLHETLEKYRLTLQSASMSSWEWDVLRRQVVRDALWAERRGLDSLKAYMDEKIWSEAVHPEDRPKVLARLREHLEGKTPYFEAIYRVRTAKGDYAWMLDRGKVIAWDEAGKPARFIGVETDITAQKTMEARLRLLTRAVEQSPISIVITDPSAQIEYVNEQFCRVTGYSPQEVIGQNPRILKSGQTPQETYEALWKTLSRGQVWRGVFCNRKKDGTLFWEDAVICPIVDDRGHISHYLGMKRDITAERQLEDQLAQAQKLESVGRLAGGVAHDFNNALQIIMGYAEVALGFVDSKDRVHRMLNEIHKAAQRSAGVVRQLLTFARKDVIRPVPLNLNDHLAETHRMLQRLIGEEIVLEMRPGRDLWPILLDPSQADQMVANLVINARDAIDRTGRITLQTENVTLDGSQKAGPVFIPKGQYVRLTVMDTGCGMDAQTLERIFEPFFTTKEVGKGTGLGLSTVYGIVKQNRGWIDVTSTPGRGTRFEIYFPRLLTDEERQATETGLLKEEDFYGAGETVLLVEDEPVVLELAQSILENSGYRVHAFPNPRAALAWAEKTRDPVHLLLTDVVMPEMSGRELWDHMTKTHPEAACLFMSGYTADMLLHRGVGAEQSFFIHKPFTREALLWKIREVLYSKPAHLPKLVEKA is encoded by the coding sequence ATGAGGCCGAAGCATCGAGGTCATTGGCCGTTTTCGGCGCAAGGGATCGGTGCAGCCGTCTGTATGCTGTGGGTTCTTCTCATCTTTATGGCCCCGACTTCATGGGTGAGGGCGGCTGCTGAAGGGCCCCTGCGCGTCGTTCTCGATGACAATTATCCTCCATATATCTTTCGAAATCCCGAAGGGCGCCTTCAAGGTATTCTGGTGGACCGTTGGGCTTTGTGGGAAAAGGTTACGGGACGTCCTGTGGAACTTCTGGCCATGGATTGGGCGATAGCGCAGCAGGTGTTTCGCCAAGGTCAAGCGGATTTGATCGACACGATCTTTCTCACACCCGAACGCGCCGAACACTACTCCTTTGGAAAGCCCTACGCTGAAATTCCTGTGAGTATCTTTTACCATAAAACCATCTCGGGCCTTGGGGATGTCGAATCCCTCCGAGGTTTTGCCGTCGCGGTGAAGGAAGGTGACGCCTGCATCGAGGTTTTACGCGCCAAGGGTGTCACAAACTTGGTTTTATATTCCAGCTACGAAGCCATTGTGCGGGATGCCGCCTCGGGAGCGGTCAAGATTTTTTGTATCGATGATCCTCCGGCCTATTACTTTATGACCAAATACGGCGTGCTTGAGGATTTCAAGCAAGGCTTCACACTGTATTCTGGCTGGTTTCATCGAGCGGTGCTCAAAGGCCGAGAAGATGTGCTGCAGGCTGTGGAGCAGGGTTTTGCAGCCCTTTCTCCGAAAACCCTTGAAGACATCGATCGAAAATGGATGGGAACGCCTTTGAAGTCACGCTTTCCCTGGCGCCTTATTGGATGGATCGTCGGGTCTCTTGGCCTTTTAGTTTTTGTGAGCTTTATGTGGGTGGGACTTTTGAGAGCCCGCGTGCGCCAAAAGACGCAAGAAATCGCCGCTCTTTTGGAAGAAAGCCGAAAACAACAGGAAATTCTTCGCATCACCTTCAGGAGCATGGCTGAGGGCGTAATCACGACGGACAAGGACGGGATGATCCAGGACATGAACCCCTTGGCAGAAAAGCTTACGGGTTGGAATCTCGCTGATGCTCGAGGCCGACCGTGTGCCGAAGTTTTTCGAATCATTAATGAAAAAACGCGATCACCCGTGGAAAACCCAGTAGCCTTGGTGTTGGAGAAGGGACTGACCGTCGGGCTGGCCAACCACACCTTGCTTATTGCTCGAGACGGCACAGAACGTCCCATTGCCGACAGCGCAGCTCCTATGGTGGATTCTTCTGGACGCATCCTTGGCTGCGTGCTGGTCTTTCGAGACCAGACGGAGGAACGTCGCACCTTGTCCTTGCTTCATGAAACTTTGGAAAAGTATCGACTGACACTCCAATCAGCGTCCATGAGTTCCTGGGAGTGGGATGTGCTGAGGCGGCAAGTGGTGCGGGATGCTCTGTGGGCCGAACGCCGAGGACTGGATTCATTAAAGGCTTACATGGATGAAAAAATCTGGTCTGAAGCGGTGCATCCGGAAGATCGCCCGAAAGTGTTGGCTCGGCTTCGAGAGCACCTGGAAGGGAAAACACCCTATTTTGAAGCGATCTACCGTGTTCGGACCGCCAAGGGCGACTATGCCTGGATGCTGGACCGTGGCAAAGTGATCGCTTGGGATGAAGCGGGAAAGCCTGCGCGCTTCATTGGTGTTGAAACCGATATCACCGCACAAAAAACCATGGAAGCCCGTTTGCGACTGCTGACACGGGCTGTGGAACAAAGTCCCATATCCATCGTCATTACGGATCCATCCGCACAGATTGAATATGTCAATGAACAGTTTTGTCGGGTCACCGGCTACAGTCCTCAGGAAGTGATCGGCCAAAATCCGAGAATTCTAAAGTCCGGACAAACCCCTCAAGAAACCTACGAGGCTCTCTGGAAAACACTGAGCCGAGGCCAAGTATGGCGAGGAGTGTTTTGTAATCGAAAGAAAGATGGCACGCTTTTTTGGGAAGATGCCGTGATTTGTCCCATTGTGGATGACAGAGGGCATATCAGTCATTACCTGGGCATGAAGCGCGATATCACGGCGGAACGGCAATTGGAAGATCAACTGGCTCAGGCGCAAAAACTGGAATCGGTGGGGCGTTTGGCTGGAGGCGTCGCCCATGATTTTAACAACGCATTACAGATCATTATGGGGTATGCCGAGGTGGCCTTGGGTTTTGTGGATTCCAAGGATCGCGTGCACCGGATGCTTAACGAAATCCACAAGGCCGCACAAAGGTCGGCCGGCGTGGTACGACAACTGCTCACCTTTGCGCGCAAGGACGTCATTCGCCCCGTGCCCTTGAACCTGAACGACCATCTGGCGGAAACCCATCGCATGCTTCAAAGGCTTATCGGCGAAGAGATTGTTTTGGAAATGCGACCCGGACGTGACTTGTGGCCGATTCTTTTGGACCCTTCCCAGGCGGATCAAATGGTGGCGAATCTGGTGATCAATGCCCGGGATGCCATCGATCGCACTGGCAGAATCACCCTGCAAACGGAAAACGTCACCTTGGATGGAAGCCAAAAGGCGGGCCCTGTCTTCATTCCCAAAGGCCAGTATGTACGACTGACGGTGATGGATACCGGATGCGGCATGGATGCTCAGACGCTGGAACGCATCTTCGAGCCCTTTTTTACGACAAAGGAAGTGGGCAAGGGCACAGGGTTGGGATTGTCCACGGTGTACGGCATTGTGAAGCAAAACAGGGGGTGGATCGATGTGACGAGCACACCGGGACGAGGGACACGGTTCGAAATTTACTTTCCTCGCTTGCTCACGGATGAGGAACGTCAAGCCACGGAGACGGGGCTGTTAAAGGAAGAAGATTTTTACGGGGCTGGAGAAACGGTCCTTTTAGTAGAAGACGAACCCGTCGTTCTGGAACTGGCTCAGTCGATCCTGGAAAACAGCGGCTATCGTGTCCATGCTTTTCCCAATCCTAGGGCCGCCCTGGCATGGGCGGAAAAAACACGGGACCCTGTGCACCTGTTGTTAACCGATGTGGTCATGCCGGAGATGAGTGGTCGAGAACTTTGGGATCATATGACGAAAACCCATCCCGAAGCGGCCTGTCTCTTTATGTCCGGTTACACAGCCGATATGCTTCTGCACCGCGGGGTTGGTGCGGAACAATCCTTTTTTATTCACAAACCGTTCACAAGGGAAGCCCTTCTGTGGAAAATTCGTGAAGTGCTCTACAGCAAACCGGCCCATCTACCGAAACTGGTCGAAAAAGCCTGA